The Rosa rugosa chromosome 1, drRosRugo1.1, whole genome shotgun sequence genomic sequence GTTTCTTACCAGTGCATACTCTCCAGTCTCAAATATGCGCAAATCCAATACCTGAAAGAGTTTCTTTTAGTCGTACTTTGCAATTCAAACTGACTCTTTTCAGTCTTTCTTCCAAAGCATATCATAATTACTTGGCATTATTTCGATTAGTTGGTTATGTGAAGAAGTTTGAAGAGGCTACTTACCTCACCACGGTCTTCATAAATATAGTCCAGCCCTTTGTAATAAGGTGGATGTCCAACAGATAGATACTGAAATGAAATTATGCAGAACATCTCAGCATTCCAATGGAGAATTTCAGGAATGCCAAAAGAATCACATTCGATTTTAAGAATCAAAGTTCACTAGTACTTACATTAACACTATTAAGATACTTCTCTTTGTCCACCCTCACAATCTGACCCTTCTTCACTGCCcatatagaaagttactaactAGCAAGCAAAATACACACACATTTTAAAGAAAATGGTCTGATATATAGATACTCACTGGAATAGACAGGCTTCTTTGGAAGCTTAACAGTAGGTGTGCCTTTGCTTGGACTTGAAGGCTGAGCATTGGAACTAGACTCTTTGGGAGTTTTGTCCTGTTTGAGTTTCTCCTTTTCTGGTTCTGCAGCAGCTTTTACAGCTCTAATGGGCAAAAGGTGAAGAGGGCTTCTTCTCAAAGTCTGCGGGAAGGGAGAGAAGGATGAGAATGAGTTGTGAGACAGAGTTGGAGAGAGAGCCATGGGAGTCTGAGAGAGCTTTAATATTGTGTTTATTCGAGTTTCAGAAACCTCTACTATATATTGAGAACAGATAAGAGATGATGAGTAGCTAGTCTTTTATTTCCAACGGCCAGCGTTTTAAGACAGTAGTCTTCTCAGTTACAACATCCCTAAAAGTGAGAAATCATAAAACAACGACAACAAGCTAGAATTACAAAAAGTTATAAACAAccacaaaaaagaaacaaatttttttaatttgtttcccCATGGTTCGATTCATGGACTagtttttaagtttttttttttttttttttgttggagaaAAGGTAAAATTCCATTCATTAATTTAAGCTTAACATCGATGAGAATGACTATGTAATCGGAATAGTGAAGAGAAATTAAATTACTCATATCCCAaaaattcatctttttttttttttaggggaaagcAAGATATTCCTGTGATCGGAAAGATCATACGACCGTACAAGGTCAAGTTAGGGGATCCGAAGATCAACCATTACATTCATTGCTCAAGTAGTGCACTGACTGCACATTAAAAACTGACTACTAGCCTAGACTACTACGCCTTGAACAATAAGAAGCTACAATACCAAAAAATCAGTACATCCGCCTAAGATCCTCTTGGTATACATCAGTACTGACCCTTGGCCACATTGTAACGTCCTAAAGAAATAAGGTATACCGGGCCAAGACCCACTGCACTCACCCGTAAAAGATGGAGCATTATTAgacaaaaagaaataacaacAAGTAATAAAATTGGGCCCAAAGcaaagcccaaacccaagcgCACTCAAACCCTTGTCAAACTCCAAGCTGCAGCAACCACCACGCCTTCACCACAGTTACGAGACCCTAGCCATTACCACGAGTAGCCGTCGGCGACCATCCACCCCTCCATCATCGCCAGCATGTCGAtgagaagcactacctcccccAAAACACCTTTTCCCTGCATGGTTCCAAAGCAACCATACTAGATCAGGAAACTTCGATCCAAAATGGGCCCATCGAAACCCTACCTCACACCATCCTACTAGCCGCCGCCGATCAAGGGGACCAAACGCCGGTACCACCAGTCTGCTCCTGCCAGAGCCTCCAAACGATAAGAAGACGCAGGACCATCACATGGCTTGCAAGCTCGTCAAGGTTCAAGCCACATCGCCGCAACACATGCTAAGAAACGGCCATAAAAACATCCCCTCTCGGCTGCACTTACCATTCACTGACAAGGCTAAAAGCCTGGCACACCACGGGCGCCGCCGTACGAGAGCCTAGCCTCCAAGCTTACCCAAGGAACCCTAGCCGCCCTcttcttgagagagagagagagagagagagagagagagagagagagagagagagagagagagagagagagagagagagagagagagagagagagagagagagagagaatattgAAATGTAAAGTACTCTTAATTGTTATGTAatccggaaaaaaaaaagttctatttgCAGCCTTATAGTATTTGGACCAAGTAATATTAGGGgatttaattgttttttttccttttgctaAACAGATTGGGAAAGGATGGTTccagttggacctccaaatttgttatttggacctcccatacTTAATTAGTACACCTGAatagctaagtagacctccttatttttaccaaaacacccttgaacatgagattcAACAATCTGTTACTCAACGTTTTATCTGTATCTTCAACCATgagaagaaaaatgaatcaaaatcacatgatattgctgtcttatgagtaggtctctcctccaccaaaattaatcagagggttggttctcgatcttgatatatTGCTGGAATCTCTTTGAATTTGGTTAAAGAAAGATTTCAAGGGTTTTTGGTtagaagatcgagtaataactatatcataatattcaatgaatttagtttaagaaaattccaaatcaaattgctttgaatttacttttataTTAAATGATGGGTCATCTATAGAAAGTAAATTGTTTTAGCcgtttaggtaaattataaaactatataggcaatataaagaaattccaaggaaaaagaaaaacaatttaatttaatgttatatttggggaaGGTAagaagaatatttttttttttcatttttctctgtttgtccttatttgtcttttcatatcacttgataaagtctattaataattaaaaaaaattggaggtccaaatatcaaatttggaaaTCCAAGTAGAACCACCCATTGAgaaatgaaatttatttttttatatattggtTTGGATAACGTAATTTTTACTTTCATTGAACTTAATTTTCTACATGACATACGCCATTATGCATTAGACTTCCATTAATGTCATTAATATTAGAGTGTTTTTTCACTCAAATCATTGTAACTTTTGtgtgcatgttttttttttcttcttgaaagGATGTGTATCTtataaatattaataatatCAGTCAGATCAGAGGCGGAACTAGAATTCAATCTCAGATGGGCGTCCTTTTATTATGATGCCCTAGCCTCCAGAACAAGTGGGACAAATTGGTATTTTGGTCTCGTTGTCTACACCATGTTCTCTCTTTGGGGCAGAAGGATATGGTGTGAGTATGAGTACTTGATTATTATATCTCCCAAGAACAAGTCATTTTTTTTCCGACAAGGAGAACAAGTCATTAATTTGTGTTGTTGAAGAGCTGAGTGGAGTAATGCATGtagtgttttttcttttttggcggGGAGTTTGTGGATCTGTTTTTGTCCTTAACCTCAAAGTTTCTAAATAAGTGGTTTGATCGAGCTTGTCATTaactttttttgaaaggaagacgacaaactatattaagtgaaaactgaggagtacatggagcgatgcacaAAACATCGAAAGAACGCAATAAACATAACGAGATGCACAAACACATCTgtaatgaagaaaaaacaataaaacataattagATGCACAATCGCATCAAGAATAAAAGGTAaccaggtaaccatgtgacttaaTGTCGTAAGGCATTgttgcactgcatatgtcactgaAGCAGTGTAATTAGGAGAGTAACCGTAACTGTAACGGATGATAGGACCACCTAGGAGAGGCGATTCGCTCACCAAGCGATCGAAAGCGACCAAGGGTACCAATACCAGAACCTCGGATTTAGGCAGACGAACTcttaagaaccagaaccaataccataacaatatgagcagctgtttCGGATCCAAAATCCGAATTAGGGAAACACCCGGGTCCCAAATGCGGATCCAAATCCGACCTGAATCCAAAATCAAGTCTGCCAAAGCAAACATGACCAACATCCAGGCCCAATTGAAACAGCCACAAAACCAAGCCCATACGAAAACACTCTGGGCACCCGAGCTGCTGGGCACCCTTCCTGAGCCACTCCTCCACGCCGCCGAGCCGCACAGCCGGGCCGCCGAGACAGACCGCCGCGCCTTCAGGGTAGCATGGTAGCGACTAACCCGAGAACACTGCAACCAGATGGCCTGATCGAGATGCCTCTCGCCGAACGAACCTGAACTCAGTGCCTTTATCCACCAGAGGTCAAATCGCCGCCGCCGGAGATGGTCTGATCGCCGTGACTCCAACCAACGTCGAAACCACACGGCATCAACCCTACTAGCCAGAGAGCATACCGGAAAAAGAGAgcctggatcccaaatgcgatTTGGATCCACAGATCCGCAAAGGATTCTCCTTCTCGAACCTGCCGGAGGACGAGCAATATCACGCCAACCAGAAGGCGACCACAAAGCCCAGATCGAATCAATCTGAGGAGGAGTGAACGACCTCGCTTCAACACGGGTCGAGGACCTCGACTTCTGGAGAAGAGCAGAGAAAAAGAGGGAGACGGCCTGGACCGTGCTCGATAGCTGCGACACCAGGGGAAGTGCCGGAATTTTGTTCCATCGGAGATGGAGGAAGTTGCAGAGGCGCATACCCATGGCGGCGGtctctctagggttttttttGGAATCAGCTTGTCATTAACTTAATCCTTTTGAGATTATGTAATACAAcccaaaattttaataaatattttttatttacaaatttgtgtacatatatatgtgtTGTTCCTTATATATACTTGTTTATGAAGAAAGATAAATACCAGTTCACTATTTAGTCCTCGTATACAAGTATGTAAATTCTAATTACAAATACTAATTCGATGACAATATAGTTGGATTGTTGTGCTTGCATGTGAACTTGTATTGCATTGATAAATTTAGATGTTGTGCTTAGGTAATATATTTAAGATTATGGTATACTTGTACACATACGTTAGACACAGTCATTAGGAATTTATacattccccccccccccccccccccccccccacacacacacacacatacacacacacacactagttTAACGACCTTTATATGTATATGTGAAGAACTAGAGTGCAACTACAGCTTAATTGACCAATGAATAAATCTTTGGGAGCCATGTATCTACCCGATATTATATGACCTATTGTTAAGTTTATAGTCCAAAGTAACTAGATCTTGATAGTATGAGTAGAATTGGAGGTGGCCGACATTTCCTAATCTAAAAGAGTGATATGATCCTAGTGTTGGTAGCACAATGAAAGATTGAAGTTTGGGATGATGAATCTCTTATTAGTCATTATTGTTCATATCCAAGTGTGAGTAAGTATTCTATTTGGGTGATTATGCAAAGTTAGGAATTATAGGTGTTGATAAATCTGTAAACTAAGTTAGCTAGTACCTGGAGGTGGCATATCACTCAATTTCTAGTCTACTGCTATAACCTGGATATCCCCAGATTATAGAAATAAAGCTTATCTTCTTCATAATGTTTTTATATATAACCTTGGTCATTAAGTTATATAGGGATAAGAGCTTTCATACCTATCTCTGCAATACTTACTGATGAAGGTTTCCATTAAGAGATAGGACTGCACAAGTATATCTATTGAATGCTTGGTGATCAAATCATTAAGTGATAGGTATGGACAAACACATCTTTATGCAGATTTAATTATGATTGTTTTGCTTGATGGCCAAGAACCTGACTAGTATAAATAGTAGCTATCTACTTGATTCATACCCACAGTACAATGAGCAATAGAACAGAAAGAACGTGAGAGTGAGGGAGATAGAGAGAAGGGCTACAGtagaatagaaagaaagaaataaacagaaaggaaacaaaagagagagagaaaagtacGTGAGTAATAGGagcatgaaagaaaagaagaaaataaaagagagagatcAAGATAGAAGAGTCTAAAGGAGAttagaggaaaagaaagaagaaacagaattAGGATTGGAAGAGAAATATGAGACGTGAGAGAGATACCTGAAGTGAAGGAAGGAGGAATTAACAAGAGTAGTTTGATTTATACTCTGAATGGAATTCAAAGGTGAATTCAATCCTATAAGCTATTTCAATTGTTATTCTTGTTCTTACGTTTAGCTTAGTTCCTGTCTAAGCTGGCTTAAGTTTATGCACAGTTAGTAACCTAAATGATTTTCAAACAGAATGTAAGCATAGAAACAAATCAAGATGATTAGAGAACTGATTCCATAAGAATGGGTGTCCTGAGTAATTCTTAGGTTGCTGTTTGGGTTAGAATTCTTATTTTGTCTTAACAACAAGAGGTTAGAGTGATCAAAGAACCTATATGCATCAGTTTAACAACTTTAGACTGAGCAGTAACCTCAAACATGTAAAACAACAAAAGACAGATTTGCTCGTGATGATCTTTACTCTATTGATCTgtataacatatatacaagaatACATCTTGATTCTAGGATACAAAAAGGAAAGCTATTCTAGGCCTATTAATGTCTAATAATATAGAATCAATGTGATGATACATAATGAATGTGTTAAAGGTTGACAGCTATACCAAGCTAATTTTGCTCTACtttccaacactccccctcaagttggagagtggataTCTTGCACAcccaacttgcgaatcataaGCTTGAAGTCCTCCTTGCCAAGAGCTTTAGTCAGAACATCAGCCAGTTGATTTTCAGAACTCAAAAACCGTGTCTCCACTAAACCATCTTGGATCTTATCCCTGATATAGTGACAATCAATTTCTATATGCCTTGTTCGTTCATGAAACATTGGATTTGCTGCTATATGTAAAGcagccttgttgtcacaatagaGAAATGCCATTTCCTGGTGTAAAATCCCCAAGTCTTGAAGCAAATAACGTAGCCAAGTCAATTCACAACAAGCTCCTATCATAGCacgatactctgcttcagctgaAGAAAGAGAGACTGTTTTCTGACGTTTTGACCTCCATGAAATTAAAGAAGGCCCTAAGAACACACAATACCCTGTAGTAGACCTTCTTGTAAGTGGACATCCTGCCTAATCTGAGTCATAAAAGGCTCGTAGCCGAAGATCACTATTTGAGGAAAAGAACAAGCCTTGACCAGGAGCTGACTTGAGATAGCGTACCACTCGCAAGGTTGTCTCCCAATGAGCTTTTCGAGGCTGATGCATAAACCTGCTTAATATATGAACATGATATGTAatatcactacaaaaaaaattcaaattgccacggcgctgtgccgtcgcggaaagtgaaattgccgtcgcgaaagaccaatggcgacggctaggcgacggcaatTGCGCCGATGTCGTTGGGGGCGTCGCCATTGATATTAGCGACGGCTAATGCACCGTCGCAAGCTTATTAGCGACGGCAAGACGTTGCCGTCGCAAGCATTTTGCGACTAAAAAATGCCGTCACAAGTATCTATAGCGACGCCACCGACGGCTACCAAAGCTTTGCGACGgtgaaattgccgtcgcaaaattttatttatgaataaaaaaaaaatctggcatgcaaatatgcattgccagatttttttttctttttta encodes the following:
- the LOC133724559 gene encoding NAD(P)H-quinone oxidoreductase subunit O, chloroplastic, giving the protein MALSPTLSHNSFSSFSPFPQTLRRSPLHLLPIRAVKAAAEPEKEKLKQDKTPKESSSNAQPSSPSKGTPTVKLPKKPVYSMKKGQIVRVDKEKYLNSVNYLSVGHPPYYKGLDYIYEDRGEVLDLRIFETGEYALIAWVGVPTAPAWLPTDMLIKSEKLDYERL